The following proteins are encoded in a genomic region of Paenibacillus sp. FSL H3-0469:
- the fabF gene encoding beta-ketoacyl-ACP synthase II, translating into MNHRVVVTGMGVMTSLGKDLETFWDSLMSGKSGVSLVEAFDVSEYPTRIASSVKDFDAEARFGRKEARKMDRFVQFAVAAGEDALKDSGLTIGEDIDAERIGVSVGSGIGGLGTWEDNHNLLLEKGPKRVSPFFIPMMIANMGSGQLSINLGAKGPNTTTVTACATGSHSIGESFRLIQRGDADAMICGGAEATIRPTGMAGFCAMRAMSTRNDEPEKASRPFDVDRDGFVMGEGAGILILESLEHAEKRGAKIYAEVIGYGLSADAHHMTEPDPDGAARCMKMAIRDAGINPEDIDYINAHGTSTPVGDKSETAAVKKALGEHAYKVAISSTKSMTGHLLGAAGGVEAIICGLSLQKGIIAPTINLDNPDPECDLDYVPNVPRQAELNIAMSNSFGFGGHNATVILKKYNK; encoded by the coding sequence TTGAATCATAGAGTAGTTGTAACTGGCATGGGTGTAATGACTTCGCTGGGTAAGGATCTTGAGACGTTCTGGGATAGCCTCATGAGCGGCAAGTCCGGAGTATCCCTGGTTGAAGCTTTTGATGTTAGCGAATATCCAACACGAATCGCTTCCTCGGTCAAGGATTTCGATGCGGAAGCACGCTTCGGCCGCAAGGAAGCCCGTAAGATGGACCGGTTCGTACAATTCGCGGTTGCTGCCGGTGAAGATGCGCTGAAGGACAGCGGACTTACGATCGGTGAAGATATCGATGCAGAGCGGATCGGCGTATCTGTCGGCTCTGGAATCGGCGGCCTTGGCACATGGGAAGATAACCACAACCTGCTGCTCGAAAAGGGTCCGAAGCGGGTTAGCCCGTTCTTCATTCCAATGATGATTGCCAACATGGGCTCCGGCCAGCTGTCGATTAACCTCGGGGCCAAGGGACCGAATACAACGACAGTGACCGCTTGTGCGACCGGCAGCCACTCCATCGGGGAATCCTTCCGTCTGATCCAGCGCGGAGATGCGGATGCGATGATCTGCGGCGGTGCGGAAGCGACCATCCGTCCTACAGGAATGGCAGGCTTTTGTGCAATGAGAGCCATGTCTACCCGCAATGACGAGCCGGAGAAGGCCAGCCGCCCGTTTGATGTGGACCGTGACGGTTTTGTCATGGGCGAGGGGGCGGGAATTCTGATTCTCGAATCCCTGGAACATGCTGAGAAGCGCGGAGCCAAGATCTATGCCGAAGTCATCGGATACGGTCTCAGTGCCGATGCCCACCACATGACGGAGCCTGATCCTGACGGTGCAGCACGCTGCATGAAGATGGCGATTCGTGATGCGGGCATTAATCCTGAGGATATCGACTACATTAATGCACATGGTACATCAACACCGGTAGGCGATAAATCCGAGACTGCTGCTGTGAAGAAGGCGCTTGGAGAGCATGCATACAAGGTTGCGATCAGCTCGACCAAATCGATGACAGGCCATTTGCTTGGTGCTGCCGGCGGTGTGGAAGCGATTATCTGCGGGCTGTCCTTGCAGAAGGGTATAATTGCCCCTACCATCAATTTGGACAACCCTGATCCGGAATGCGATTTGGACTATGTTCCGAATGTGCCCCGTCAGGCGGAGCTGAATATCGCGATGTCGAATTCCTTCGGATTCGGGGGACATAACGCAACCGTTATTCTCAAAAAATATAATAAGTAA
- the rnc gene encoding ribonuclease III, giving the protein MKGDLKQLQSQLQIQFHDPVLLKQAFTHASYVNEHRFNQHQDNERLEFLGDAVLELTVSEYLYNLLPDRPEGELTKLRAAIVCEPSLVRFAETLGFGRYVLLGKGEELTGGRTRPALLADVFEAFVGALYLDQGLETARRFLDNHVFPLVETDGKLQMQMSDFKTELQELIQHHGLGTLEYRIIEERGPAHEREFVSEVYMASRSLGSGSGRSKKEAEQQAAAAALLLLKEDGA; this is encoded by the coding sequence GTGAAAGGAGACCTGAAGCAGTTACAAAGCCAACTTCAAATCCAATTTCACGATCCTGTACTTCTGAAGCAGGCTTTCACCCATGCATCTTATGTGAACGAACACCGGTTCAATCAGCATCAGGACAACGAGCGCCTGGAGTTCCTGGGTGATGCGGTGCTTGAGCTGACGGTGTCCGAATATCTGTACAATCTGCTCCCGGACAGACCTGAGGGAGAATTGACCAAGCTGCGTGCTGCGATTGTCTGTGAGCCGTCGCTGGTCCGGTTCGCCGAGACCTTGGGCTTCGGGCGGTATGTACTGCTGGGAAAAGGGGAAGAGCTTACGGGCGGGCGTACCCGCCCGGCTCTGCTGGCTGATGTGTTCGAAGCCTTTGTGGGAGCGCTCTATCTCGATCAGGGTCTGGAAACGGCCCGGAGATTCCTGGATAATCACGTATTCCCGCTGGTTGAAACCGACGGTAAGCTGCAAATGCAGATGAGCGACTTCAAGACAGAGCTTCAGGAACTGATACAGCATCATGGGTTGGGTACGCTGGAATATCGGATTATTGAAGAACGCGGACCGGCGCATGAGCGCGAGTTCGTCTCAGAAGTATATATGGCCAGCCGTTCACTCGGCAGCGGCAGCGGCCGCTCCAAGAAGGAAGCGGAGCAGCAGGCAGCGGCAGCGGCGTTATTGCTTCTGAAGGAAGACGGTGCCTGA